A region from the Ursus arctos isolate Adak ecotype North America unplaced genomic scaffold, UrsArc2.0 scaffold_6, whole genome shotgun sequence genome encodes:
- the FABP12 gene encoding fatty acid-binding protein 12: protein MVDQLQGTWKSISCENFEKYMKELGIGRASRKLACLAKPTVTISTQEDLITIKTKSIFKNNEISFKLGEEFEETTPGGHKTKSVITFDKDSLIQVQDWDGKENTIRRKLVDGKLVVESAMNNVICTRTYKRVQTNSNSNSQEELEPEPMILDYSPHRFTVYNYGSV from the exons ATGGTTGATCAGCTCCAGGGAACATGGAAATCCATTTCTtgtgaaaattttgaaaaatacatgaaagagcTTG GAATAGGAAGAGCCAGCAGGAAACTTGCCTGTCTGGCAAAACCCACTGTGACCATCAGTACACAGGAAGATCTGATCACTATAAAAACCAaaagcatctttaaaaataatgagatctcCTTTAAACTGGGAGAAGAGTTTGAGGAAACCACACCAGGTGGCCATAAAACCAAG agTGTGATAACCTTCGATAAGGACTCTCTGATTCAGGTTCAAGATTGGGATGGCAAAGAGAACACCATAAGGAGAAAGCTGGTGGATGGGAAATTGGTGGTG GAAAGTGCCATGAACAATGTTATCTGCACTCGGACATACAAGAGAGTACAAACAAACTCAAATTCAAACTCTCAA GAGGAACTGGAACCAGAACCCATGATTCTGGATTATTCACCTCACAGGTTCACAGTGTACAATTATGGGTCAGTGtaa